From Rhododendron vialii isolate Sample 1 chromosome 10a, ASM3025357v1, the proteins below share one genomic window:
- the LOC131303343 gene encoding uncharacterized protein LOC131303343 isoform X1, protein MVTSALLPRWSPLLILSPHLSRRNLLPSGKYSTALLGRTSGRLLHISSPVAPARGGRQVRARNSNRLPGSCSFCCGVEASVAVASDDNYGSKQVISVTPRLYDYLLTNVREPEILRELREETATMRGSQMQVSPDQAQLLAMLVQILGAEKCIEVGVYTGYSSLAIALVLPESGRLVACERDAVCLEVAKRYYDRAGVSHKVDVKHGLAADVLRSMIQLGETCSYDFAFVDAEKRMYQEYFELLLQLVRVGGLIVMDNVLWHGKVANPLVMDSKTLSIRNFNRSVMEDKRVSISMGAIIWKDSFSRSVQSQFLCAPNRLEVCFPGMMFADLADISHCPVGGVELDTN, encoded by the exons ATGGTTACTTCGGCTCTTCTTCCCCGTTGGAGCCCTCTGCTGATCCTCAGCCCTCACTTGTCTCGCCGTAATCTCCTTCCCAGCGGCAAATACTCAACTGCCCTCCTCGGAAGAACCTCAGGGAGACTCCTCCATATCTCGTCCCCAGTTGCCCCCGCCAGAGGAGGTCGTCAAGTTAGGGCACGCAATTCGAATCGTCTCCCTGGAAGCTGCAGCTTCTGCTGCGGGGTTGAAGCGTCGGTTGCGGTGGCCAGTGACGACAACTACGGAAGTAAACAAGTCATTAGCGTTACACCGCGGCTGTACGATTATTTATTGACCAACGTCAGAGAGCCGGAG ATTCTACGGGAGCTCAGAGAGGAGACTGCCACCATGCGAGGTAGTCAGATGCAG GTATCCCCTGATCAAGCACAATTACTTGCAATGCTTGTCCAGATTCTTGGGGCAGAAAAGTGCATCGAAGTTGGTGTTTATACT GGCTACTCATCATTGGCCATTGCTTTAGTCCTACCTGAATCAGGCCGTTTAGTTGCTTGTGAAAGAGATGCAGTATGTCTGGAGGTTGCGAAACGTTATTATGACCGAGCTGGTGTTTCGCACAAG GTAGATGTGAAACATGGTCTAGCAGCTGATGTTTTAAGATCTATGATTCAATTGGGGGAAACTTGCAG TTATGACTTTGCATTTGTTGATGCTGAGAAGAGAATGTATCAAGAATACTTTGAATTGCTGCTACAGCTG GTCAGAGTTGGGGGTCTTATTGTGATGGACAATGTCCTGTGGCATGGAAAAGTTGCCAATCCATTG GTAATGGACTCAAAGACACTCAGTATTAGAAATTTCAACAGAAGCGTGATGGAGGACAAACGTGTAAGCATCAGCATG GGAGCAATTATTTGGAAGGATTCATTTTCCAGAAGTGTACAATCTCAATTTTTGTGTGCTCCAAACAGATTAGAGGTTTGTTTTCCTGGCATGATGTTTGCAGATCTAGCCGACATATCACATTGTCCTGTGGGAG GTGTGGAACTTGACACCAATTGA
- the LOC131303343 gene encoding uncharacterized protein LOC131303343 isoform X2, translating into MVTSALLPRWSPLLILSPHLSRRNLLPSGKYSTALLGRTSGRLLHISSPVAPARGGRQVRARNSNRLPGSCSFCCGVEASVAVASDDNYGSKQVISVTPRLYDYLLTNVREPEILRELREETATMRGSQMQVSPDQAQLLAMLVQILGAEKCIEVGVYTGYSSLAIALVLPESGRLVACERDAVCLEVAKRYYDRAGVSHKVDVKHGLAADVLRSMIQLGETCSYDFAFVDAEKRMYQEYFELLLQLVRVGGLIVMDNVLWHGKVANPLVMDSKTLSIRNFNRSVMEDKRVSISMIRGLFSWHDVCRSSRHITLSCGRCGT; encoded by the exons ATGGTTACTTCGGCTCTTCTTCCCCGTTGGAGCCCTCTGCTGATCCTCAGCCCTCACTTGTCTCGCCGTAATCTCCTTCCCAGCGGCAAATACTCAACTGCCCTCCTCGGAAGAACCTCAGGGAGACTCCTCCATATCTCGTCCCCAGTTGCCCCCGCCAGAGGAGGTCGTCAAGTTAGGGCACGCAATTCGAATCGTCTCCCTGGAAGCTGCAGCTTCTGCTGCGGGGTTGAAGCGTCGGTTGCGGTGGCCAGTGACGACAACTACGGAAGTAAACAAGTCATTAGCGTTACACCGCGGCTGTACGATTATTTATTGACCAACGTCAGAGAGCCGGAG ATTCTACGGGAGCTCAGAGAGGAGACTGCCACCATGCGAGGTAGTCAGATGCAG GTATCCCCTGATCAAGCACAATTACTTGCAATGCTTGTCCAGATTCTTGGGGCAGAAAAGTGCATCGAAGTTGGTGTTTATACT GGCTACTCATCATTGGCCATTGCTTTAGTCCTACCTGAATCAGGCCGTTTAGTTGCTTGTGAAAGAGATGCAGTATGTCTGGAGGTTGCGAAACGTTATTATGACCGAGCTGGTGTTTCGCACAAG GTAGATGTGAAACATGGTCTAGCAGCTGATGTTTTAAGATCTATGATTCAATTGGGGGAAACTTGCAG TTATGACTTTGCATTTGTTGATGCTGAGAAGAGAATGTATCAAGAATACTTTGAATTGCTGCTACAGCTG GTCAGAGTTGGGGGTCTTATTGTGATGGACAATGTCCTGTGGCATGGAAAAGTTGCCAATCCATTG GTAATGGACTCAAAGACACTCAGTATTAGAAATTTCAACAGAAGCGTGATGGAGGACAAACGTGTAAGCATCAGCATG ATTAGAGGTTTGTTTTCCTGGCATGATGTTTGCAGATCTAGCCGACATATCACATTGTCCTGTGGGAG GTGTGGAACTTGA
- the LOC131303343 gene encoding tricin synthase 1-like isoform X4 produces the protein MVTSALLPRWSPLLILSPHLSRRNLLPSGKYSTALLGRTSGRLLHISSPVAPARGGRQVRARNSNRLPGSCSFCCGVEASVAVASDDNYGSKQVISVTPRLYDYLLTNVREPEILRELREETATMRGSQMQVSPDQAQLLAMLVQILGAEKCIEVGVYTGYSSLAIALVLPESGRLVACERDAVCLEVAKRYYDRAGVSHKVDVKHGLAADVLRSMIQLGETCSYDFAFVDAEKRMYQEYFELLLQLCPDAGQSWGSYCDGQCPVAWKSCQSIGNGLKDTQY, from the exons ATGGTTACTTCGGCTCTTCTTCCCCGTTGGAGCCCTCTGCTGATCCTCAGCCCTCACTTGTCTCGCCGTAATCTCCTTCCCAGCGGCAAATACTCAACTGCCCTCCTCGGAAGAACCTCAGGGAGACTCCTCCATATCTCGTCCCCAGTTGCCCCCGCCAGAGGAGGTCGTCAAGTTAGGGCACGCAATTCGAATCGTCTCCCTGGAAGCTGCAGCTTCTGCTGCGGGGTTGAAGCGTCGGTTGCGGTGGCCAGTGACGACAACTACGGAAGTAAACAAGTCATTAGCGTTACACCGCGGCTGTACGATTATTTATTGACCAACGTCAGAGAGCCGGAG ATTCTACGGGAGCTCAGAGAGGAGACTGCCACCATGCGAGGTAGTCAGATGCAG GTATCCCCTGATCAAGCACAATTACTTGCAATGCTTGTCCAGATTCTTGGGGCAGAAAAGTGCATCGAAGTTGGTGTTTATACT GGCTACTCATCATTGGCCATTGCTTTAGTCCTACCTGAATCAGGCCGTTTAGTTGCTTGTGAAAGAGATGCAGTATGTCTGGAGGTTGCGAAACGTTATTATGACCGAGCTGGTGTTTCGCACAAG GTAGATGTGAAACATGGTCTAGCAGCTGATGTTTTAAGATCTATGATTCAATTGGGGGAAACTTGCAG TTATGACTTTGCATTTGTTGATGCTGAGAAGAGAATGTATCAAGAATACTTTGAATTGCTGCTACAGCTG TGTCCTGACGCAGGTCAGAGTTGGGGGTCTTATTGTGATGGACAATGTCCTGTGGCATGGAAAAGTTGCCAATCCATTG GTAATGGACTCAAAGACACTCAGTATTAG
- the LOC131303342 gene encoding uncharacterized protein LOC131303342 — MSSKNHPKTPEMQVAPTPAVPSPHPTTPPPRPPEPELPPPSLSPPPSAKHTYARAQLLHLKEKLPPSTSHHIIRAAAKQPFFFFNPGLLNRQHIPLKKSGVSNGDVTYDTTADGIPRVTFSQKRLEEIREPWMESALILNLLGKSMGWRAFCSKDGELWAFEKDYKVIDVGPRFFVIRFEGKEDYMKVFCGGPWAVTGHYLGVRKWKPDFRAPEAQEVATARVWVRLSGLPIEYCDEEALDIIAKKFGKPIRIDITIDVETCARSARVCVEIKLGKPLCHGFRLERGGDEYRVAYESTHLFCFNCGRVNHLKDNCRSDSTVKGNPILYET; from the coding sequence ATGAGTTCAAAAAATCATCCCAAAACACCAGAAATGCAGGTTGCTCCAACCCCTGCCGTTCCCTCCCCACACCCAACAACTCCACCCCCACGGCCGCCGGAGCCGGAGCTTCCTCCGCCctcactctctcctcctccttcggCTAAACACACCTACGCTAGGGCCCAGCTGCTGCACCTGAAAGAAAAGCTCCCACCCTCCACATCCCACCACATCATCAGAGCAGCAGCCAAAcaacccttcttcttcttcaacccGGGTTTGCTCAACAGACAACACATCCCTCTTAAAAAAAGCGGCGTCTCCAATGGGGATGTCACCTATGATACTACTGCAGACGGAATCCCCCGCGTGACTTTTTCCCAGAAACGCCTCGAGGAAATCCGTGAGCCATGGATGGAGAGCGCGCTGATACTCAACTTACTGGGAAAGAGCATGGGGTGGAGAGCGTTCTGTAGTAAAGATGGGGAACTATGGGCATTTGAGAAAGATTACAAGGTCATTGACGTGGGGCCTAGGTTTTTTGTAATTAGGTTTGAAGGCAAGGAGGACTACATGAAGGTTTTTTGTGGCGGGCCCTGGGCGGTTACGGGGCATTACCTCGGGGTGAGGAAATGGAAGCCTGATTTCAGGGCTCCGGAAGCCCAGGAAGTCGCGACTGCCAGGGTGTGGGTCCGGCTTTCCGGGCTTCCGATTGAATACTGCGATGAGGAAGCCCTTGACATTATAGCCAAGAAGTTTGGTAAACCTATCAGGATTGATATCACTATTGATGTGGAGACGTGTGCCAGGTCTGCCCGTGTTTGCGTTGAGATCAAGCTGGGAAAGCCACTTTGCCATGGGTTCCGACTAGAACGGGGCGGGGACGAGTATAGGGTGGCATACGAGTCGActcatttgttttgtttcaattgTGGGAGAGTGAATCACCTGAAGGACAACTGCAGATCAGACTCGACAGTTAAGGGCAACCCAATTCTTTATGAGACCTAA
- the LOC131303343 gene encoding uncharacterized protein LOC131303343 isoform X3 produces the protein MVTSALLPRWSPLLILSPHLSRRNLLPSGKYSTALLGRTSGRLLHISSPVAPARGGRQVRARNSNRLPGSCSFCCGVEASVAVASDDNYGSKQVISVTPRLYDYLLTNVREPEILRELREETATMRGSQMQVSPDQAQLLAMLVQILGAEKCIEVGVYTGYSSLAIALVLPESGRLVACERDAVCLEVAKRYYDRAGVSHKVDVKHGLAADVLRSMIQLGETCSYDFAFVDAEKRMYQEYFELLLQLVRVGGLIVMDNVLWHGKVANPLVMDSKTLSIRNFNRSVMEDKRVSISMVPIGDGMTICRKL, from the exons ATGGTTACTTCGGCTCTTCTTCCCCGTTGGAGCCCTCTGCTGATCCTCAGCCCTCACTTGTCTCGCCGTAATCTCCTTCCCAGCGGCAAATACTCAACTGCCCTCCTCGGAAGAACCTCAGGGAGACTCCTCCATATCTCGTCCCCAGTTGCCCCCGCCAGAGGAGGTCGTCAAGTTAGGGCACGCAATTCGAATCGTCTCCCTGGAAGCTGCAGCTTCTGCTGCGGGGTTGAAGCGTCGGTTGCGGTGGCCAGTGACGACAACTACGGAAGTAAACAAGTCATTAGCGTTACACCGCGGCTGTACGATTATTTATTGACCAACGTCAGAGAGCCGGAG ATTCTACGGGAGCTCAGAGAGGAGACTGCCACCATGCGAGGTAGTCAGATGCAG GTATCCCCTGATCAAGCACAATTACTTGCAATGCTTGTCCAGATTCTTGGGGCAGAAAAGTGCATCGAAGTTGGTGTTTATACT GGCTACTCATCATTGGCCATTGCTTTAGTCCTACCTGAATCAGGCCGTTTAGTTGCTTGTGAAAGAGATGCAGTATGTCTGGAGGTTGCGAAACGTTATTATGACCGAGCTGGTGTTTCGCACAAG GTAGATGTGAAACATGGTCTAGCAGCTGATGTTTTAAGATCTATGATTCAATTGGGGGAAACTTGCAG TTATGACTTTGCATTTGTTGATGCTGAGAAGAGAATGTATCAAGAATACTTTGAATTGCTGCTACAGCTG GTCAGAGTTGGGGGTCTTATTGTGATGGACAATGTCCTGTGGCATGGAAAAGTTGCCAATCCATTG GTAATGGACTCAAAGACACTCAGTATTAGAAATTTCAACAGAAGCGTGATGGAGGACAAACGTGTAAGCATCAGCATG GTACCCATTGGCGATGGCATGACTATTTGTCGTAAATTGTGA
- the LOC131303345 gene encoding uncharacterized protein LOC131303345 produces MDIRSWREASRIVAPSNNYCFSTVFSPQNHTLSSPIRPYPFRQFPTTSCVVHSKKRNARSEAVLKPSIVDEVLPDDEDDDLLFDEFEDEGSVEDNNFFEDEYSVEDAELSVGDGEGGGGISLARLAWDKEALAIAKEVALSFNGELQIYAFRTLPNSTIRVRIERLTNKSGSPSMADIEAFTIAYKKRLDDAESIPDVALEVSSPGVERVVRVPKELDRFKERPMYVRYVSKVAETGSSIESDGVFRLVSLDMETNCCTWGLADVKVNKGKAGKGRPLSKKQQEWRVNTPFDSLRLVRFHPKDF; encoded by the exons ATGGATATAAGGAGCTGGAGAGAAGCTTCTCGGATTGTAGCGCCGAGCAACAACTATTGCTTTTCCACGGTCTTCTCCCCACAAAACCACACTCTCTCGTCTCCAATTCGGCCCTATCCATTTCGTCAATTCCCGACCACGTCTTGCGTTGTCCATTCCAAGAAGAGAAACGCACGTTCTGAAGCAGTTTTGAAGCCTTCCATCGTCGACGAAGTTTTACCTGACGATGAAGACGACGACCTCCTCTTTGATGAATTTGAAGATG AAGGATCAGTGGAGGATAATAACTTTTTTGAGGATGAGTATTCAGTGGAAGATGCAGAACTCTCC GTTGGGGATGGCGAGGGAGGAGGTGGAATCTCTCTTGCTAGGTTAGCATGGGATAAAGAAGCATTGGCAATAGCAAAAGAGGTTGCCCTATCATTTAATGGCGAATTGCAAATATATGCCTTTAGGACATTACCAAATTCCACCATTCGAGTACGCATTGAGAGGCTCACAAACAA GTCCGGTTCCCCAAGTATGGCTGATATTGAAGCTTTTACGATAGCATATAAAAAGCGGTTGGATGATGCTGAATCTATCCCTGATGTCGCTCTCGAG GTTTCTTCACCAGGTGTTGAACGGGTTGTCCGGGTTCCCAAAGAGCTTGACAGGTTTAAGGAACGGCCTATGTATGTGAGATACGTCAGCAAGGTTGCTGAAACTGGTTCTTCGATTGAAAGTGATGGTGTTTTTAGGCTTGTGTCTTTGGATATGGAAACAAACTGTTGCACTTGGGGTTTAGCAGATGTTAAGGTTAATAAAGGAAAAGCAGGGAAAGGAAGACCACTAAGCAAAAAGCAACAAGAGTGGCGGGTAAACACACCCTTTGATTCCTTACGTTTAGTCAGGTTTCATCCAAAAGATTTTTGA